The DNA window CAAAAGGCTTGATTCTCTCCATCTAAACTAAGGGGGTACAGTGGCTGTATATTCTTTATTGTCCTTCCCATCAAAGGGAGCCTCTTTGACTCGGCACCTAGTCACGCGTTCCACGCCCCAGTCAATTTCACCATGTATATATGTTCATCATATCGTCCAACTTTCTAGACTATTCTACTTTGAATGACTGTCAATTATTCTTTCCATGATTCTATTGAGCCTGTAGCTCCAGCCATGTGGTAGTGTGTGCATGTTGGTTCTAAGATGACTTTGCTGAATTTGCATACCATAACTAAGAGACCGTCTAGTCCGTCATTAGTGCATGGCAAGGCCAGGAGAAAGTCGATTGTAATTGCGTGGTAGGGCGTTGGCGGGGGTAGTACTATGGGTTGTAGGTTCGTTATCTGTACCTACATGTTTGACATGATGTCAAGTACCTGCGCAGCTTCAAGAGATTTAGGGAAAAGTTACCATGTACCCCAATTCTATTACCCAGGAACACGGGCTGCTATTACCTGCTGCTACCTCTACTACCTGTGTTGTTGCTGTTACTCTCGAGTGTATCTAATAATCAAGTGATGTAAATATAGACCAACTGCCCATTCAAGCTACAGCTAGAGTGTTGGATAATACAACTTGAATACTGGAAAACTTCTCCCGACTCTCATCGCACCACTAGAGTTTGAACATTACGTCTGTTGGCGCCGATTAGGCGACATAAATTCACTAAAACATCACCGGTAGTCCCTTAGACTCAGCGAAAACAGCATCTTTATTTAAACGATCCCTTGTATAGAATATAAAGCAACAGAATTAAAACATCCCCCCCATCACAAACTGCTTCCGTGCTCATCCTCCCTAGGAAAACAAGTAGCAACCTCAAGCTTGCCAGTCTCCCCATTGGCATGAAACGAAAGCACAACAGACGCTCCGTAACTGAGCGGATTGCCCTCAAACACAACCAGATCCCTACTCTTGTCAAGCCCCAGAATCGACTCGACATTGGAGGTAACAAGCCGCACGCTGTCTTCCTGGCTGATGTGAGCGTACTTGGCTGCCCAGCCGGCTTCCGGGCCGAGGTCGTGAATGCGATAGTCTGCTGGCATTGCTAGATAATACAAAAGTAAATATcataatctttttttatgaATGCCTTGGGAAAGTGCTTACCAGTCTCGAAAATCGCCAAGGCAAATGTGACACCAGCTTCCTTGAGATAACTGGCGACGCTTCTGGTGAGAGGAGGTCCAACCACCGCATCACTGTCGCGGAAAACATCGGGAGCGGCCCTGTTCTCTGATAGAATCACGCTGATGttcgcagcagcaagatcaTCGGCCACCTGTTTAACCAATGTTAGCACCCCAGTCTCTTATTGTTGTGAGGTTTTCCAAGGATATGCGCGTACGTATGGTGCTTCCTTGCCACCCAAAATCACAAGATTGGTGTCGGGAAAGTCCTTTTTGATGAGAATCAACTGAGACATGTCATACTGCGGGATCAAGCAAGCAGTGTCAGCTAGCACACCATTCCATTCGTTCAAAAGCACTTGTAGAGCTCGGATTTCATCATACCTTGTTGTTGCAGTGTACAACGAGCGGCAGCTCTCCAGCCGCCACTCGCCCATACATGGTTCCATTATGCTTGCCCTTCCCATCCTCTAACATCTTACGAAGATGTTGCACTCCACTGCTGACCGTGCCCTCCGACTGCTTCGTGATGTCACCAAGGGCCAAATGAAGAGCCACGTCTCCCCGAACAATAGCCCCGTTCGTAAGACTCTTCTTGCCGCTCGTGAGAAACTCCACGCTGACGCCCTGGACAAACCCAGACGCATCTGCTGTCGGGAGCGAGATGGCTCTGGTTACTCCTCCCAGACGCGCCCTCGCAAATTCCTTTCCGTCAAGCCAAAGCCCGTATTTGGCATAGACCAAGCTCTCAGGATCTCCGATTTTCTGACTCGAGGCTTGCCCGTCGCCTGTGCTTTCGTCCGTGGCAATTTCAGTCATACCCAAAGCTCTGGTGACGGCTGTTAATCCTGGCAAGACATGGCCATTCTGCAGAGAGAGGTGGAGGACCTTGTTTCCATTTGTCTTGAACTTGTTTTCTGCTTCTGTGCATGAAGCTGCCGCGCCGAAACATGAAATCTCCCCATCCTCGACGACAAGCTTGAGAGGCTCATTGTCAGCCTGTGCCGCTGAAGCCGCCAGCTCCGGATAGTTGTCAACAAATGCCTTTTGAATACCATCAATTACAAAGCTCTGGCCTGCCTCGTATGCTTGCGAGCATGTCTGTTCTCTTTGCGCATCCGAGACCTCATATCGCATCTGTGGCTCAAAAGAGACGTTTGAATCTTCGGCACGAGCCGCAGTAAAACTCGTGTCCATGCTTTCTTTGACTTGAGATTCGTCCAACTGGGCTCGTCCATCAATGAAAACCTGTAGAGGTGTTGCGCCGATTGACAGAGGGTGAGAATCCCACACAACAATGTCTGCATCGAAGCCAGGCCTGCAGTATCCAACGCGGAAATCAAGATCGATTGCTTTTGCAGGCACGGAAGTGATTGACTGAAGAGCCTTTTCCTCTGGAAGCTTGAAGGCGTGTCCGATGGCTGCCTGAGAAGCCAGATACTTGGCATTCGTCAAGCCAATAGCATGATCAGACTTGTACGCCACAGGGATGCCGTTTTTATCCAAGATGTGTCCTGCGTATAGGCTTGGAGAGTATGCCTCTGACTTGTACAGACTGAACTCTGCAAATATCGCAACAGTAACGTTGTCGCCCTGCTCCTTGAGCAGGTTGGGCACTTTCCAGGCCTCGGTCGCATGATGGAACCCAGAGACTCTATAGCCAAACTCATGGCTGATCCGAAGCATAGTCTCCAGATCCTCCGGCTCATAGTTATGGTTCTGCACAATCACCCGTCCTCGAAGAATAGCCACTGTTGATTCGAGGTCCAGTTGAAACGGAAACTtgccatgatgatggacgAAGCCAGCCTTGCGGCTTTCACGCCAGCTGTGAGCCTCGAGGACAGCAGAGCAGTAATCATCCTGCTTTTCCTTGAGTTCCTTGGCTTTTTGCAAATGCTCCCGCAAGTGCCAGGCATTGCCAAGCCGAGTATAGCCATAAGTACGCTTTGGGTTTTCGCCAAATGCAAACTTCATATACCGACGGCGCTCGTCTGCAGGGATTCCCCTCTCAAGGAGGATGTCTTCGACGACGGGCTCGGAATGCTCTCCAGAGTAGAGTGAATTCTTGACGGGCACTCCCTCGCCAGCAATGAGGTTTGCCGAACCTGGAATGAGGAGCGAAGACGTGACACCGCCTGATAGAATCAGCGTGGCGGCCTCGTCATAGGCTTTTAGAGCATCAATCGCACGCACACTTGGGGTGAATGCTTTGGTATCAGGATTGACCTCATTTGTGTCATCAGTCatctcagcagcaggccagGTCATGAGGAAGTGATGAGAATGCATATCCACGAGGCCAGGGGTGACATGACGACCTTGAACATTGTACTCCACGACGTCATCATTCGAAACGACCTTGAGGTTGTCCGCAGTCTTGTGAATAGCTTCAATGATACCCTTGGAAAAGACAATGTCCACGGCGTAAGGAATGAAAGCCTCGCCGTCGAACAGCGTCGCATTCTTCAGAATAACAACTCCGGCCTGGCCATTGGTTTGCGACCACCGCGGATTGCTCTTTCTGGAGCCAGGCTCAGGCCGGCCGGGCACCCTATCCAGTCCGCGGCACTGGGCCAATGACTCTTCaaactgctgcagcagccttggcgaggccttgccatcttctcgcgACTGGGTTCGATACTGGTGATCAACCGCAAAGCACAGCCAGAGCACGGACGCGGCCACCACAAAGCTTAGCCCTGTCTTGATGGATAAGACGCTCCTCATAAACagccgccgtcgccgacgTGATTGCCTGGGATACGCCGGGACCTGATATGGCGGCGGCTCTAGCGAGCATGAATCTCCGCTCTGGAGCAGCCTTTTTTCAGCCCCCTCGTCCATGCGGTGTGATGTGATACGATACAGCACGGTGCGGTACGAAGCGGGAGGAACACGGGCGCGTCGCAATGCCAGGGACCTGTATTCACGCCAATGCGAACGCGAAGCGCCTGCTGGTTCTTCGTGGTAGTGGCAGCAAGACCAGGTACTTCCAAACAGGGCGATTTCCACCAAAGGGTAGAGCCGATGTAGCAATAATTGCCACTCAGAAAGTGGCAAGGCGTTGAGCAACAGCCGTGTCGAGATAAGGGCAAGTTCTTTCTAGCTCTCCCACCCTGAGACCTGCTGGCTTTGAGACGTTTCGATGTAAGCTGCGCAAGACAAACAAAGTAAGTAAACAACGCCAGCACCTACAGTAGATAGAGAGATCGGAAGAGCTGCTCCAACCGCCAGTCGAGCACGCAAGTACGGGTTCTTACTAACCCACAAAGCGGCAGCGCCCTAGAACTTTTGTTGCCGTCCATGCCCGCTTCAGGGATAGGCGGCAAGCTCGCCGCAAAAGCTATTCCGCTTCAGTGGCGCTTTGCGGGGGACCTGAAGAGAAGCGAGCCGTTTGCCTTGTAACCACCCCTGAGTCGTCCGAGGCGACGAGTGTGATGGCAACGCctacttttctctctcgagCGCATTTCTCTACAATAGATTTGTCCCCCCCAAGATGAAGGGAAAGGTGAGTGTAGCGAATTGCATCCATCATAAGTGCTTGCAGACAGACTCAGTGCCTCCAAGGAGCGGTTCCAAGCCATGCCATGTGCGAACTGTCGGCTCTGGCACATGGTACTCGTGCGAATCGGTCTGGGTGGAAGATACGGAGTACCTCGACTAGCATTACTGGCCGGGCCGTGCCGACGCTTGGCCGCGCTCCCCGCTGATTTGAATGTGCGATATGCTTCGTACTACCACTTCTTAGTAACCAGTGAGACACAACAGAAGTCATACATATGCATGTACAAGACGGTGCTTACTGCATGCCTAGATTGCGCCATTGGAGATGGGAAGAACGAGAAGAAGGTTCACGTTCCGGGGTGCCTGGGACATTGCATCCGAAGCTCAGCATAAACGTCCTTCTCGTTACACTCTTATCCCCTTACAATGGCCGGTCATGGGCTGGAGGTCGCCGTCTTAAAAATCAGACGATGGTGTTTCCTCTCATTGGTGCATAATCAAAGGGCTGAAACGGTCGCTGGCAGCCGATCCTCCTTTTCGCGCCCGGTTTGCATGCGGTACGTTAAAGCGGCTCGTTGCTCTCTCTGGCTTATGAGGTACGGCATATTCGAGCCTTGAATTTACCTGAAACTGACAAAGAGCAATaataagagagagaagaggttCAGGGAGGCGGTGTTGAATAAatggagggaaaaaaataatgaaATGTTGTCTATCTCAGTAACATCGCCGAGACGCTTGTTTGCTTGCATCTCGGGGAACATTTTTTAGCCTGTTTCTGATATCCTCCGTGCCAAAAAGCTTGTTTACCTTGCCAATAGCTGTAACCATTGAAACTCCTACAGCCAATCATCGAGACAGCGCCGTATCCAAATACCAAGCTTAATAACCCAATCGATCAGCCGTCCAATGTTTATCGACGTACTTTTCTCATCGCTGTTCCGTCTAAGTCTCtccacctcttcttcttcctcttgtccttcttctcttatGACGGCAGACGAATATTTTCGATACCCAGATGAATTCTAGGCTGTGGCTCTCGTTATTGTCCGTTCGCGCACAATTATGCTGAAATGTCATTTTCCTAATTTCGCATCTGCCGCCTCCTTCTATGGCTTTGCGAcgcctctccatcttcatcatcatcgttaTCCGAAGGGTCATCTGGATTTCTGAGGCCTCTTCCTCTATCATTCCCTTTCTTGAttgagatgatgcagccTTGCTCTTTCAGTTTTTTAGCcaaactgctgctggctACCATGCCAGGAAATTCTTTGGCACTGAAAACCTTGAAAGGTTCGCTCTTGATCTCTGCTAGAATGGGAAAGTGTCGAACAGATCCAGCTCGGCCAGGGTCTATCATCATCAGTGTAAATTTTAATCGAAACGAGCCCGGAGTACGGCATGACAGATCagaaaagcagaagaagcagccttcCTTTCCATTTTCGTCCTGTCCCACAAACGGCGTCGAAACAAGAGAACCCATCAACCGTCGTTGGTGTTGGTATTCTTCCGGCATGTAAGAAGAGTCGCGTTCTCCTGATTCGTCGAATATGGCGCAGCTCATGACATAGCTCTCGTACCGTAGGTAGACCCTGACATCCTCTTGCGTCAAATTCGGGTTTGTAACGATGAGTTCCACAATCGGAGGCGGGTCAATGACTCTTCGATCTCTATCGCCGAACCCGCAAGCTCGAGCTGCGTTTGGCTGTTGGCGCATTATGAGCTCGAAGCTGATGTCGCCCAAGAATTGGGCCTTGTTTGATTGCAGTAGATTGGGTATTTTGACCGGAGTGGCTTCTACACTGTCTTGATTGTAGAATGACGGCTGGGCCATTGGCCTTGAAGGCTCTGGCTGAAGCGTTGATTCCATCATGGGAGTGTCTTGGTCGTATCTTGTACCATACGATGGCGTGTTGATGCCCTCTGGTTCTCGGTATGATTGtggcggtggcggaggcAACGAGTGATTCATGTGGTTCATATTAGGGGGGAATTGAGAAAATCGAGGGTCAGCGGAACTGTCGAGTCTCCTAGGCGCTACTGGCGGCATCATCTGAGGCGGTGGAACCGCATCTGCCATCTGATGGCTCGGATAGCTCTGATGGGCGACAGGTCCGGTATATGAGGCATGTGAAGGAGAAGTTAGGGGGGGCTGGAATGCCAGGGCCGGCATTGTTGTGAGGATAAGACGGCGGTCGATAATATTGAGGGTGCTCTTGAGAGGGAGGTCGAAAAGTATCTGGCGTGTAAG is part of the Trichoderma atroviride chromosome 1, complete sequence genome and encodes:
- a CDS encoding uncharacterized protein (EggNog:ENOG41~TransMembrane:1 (i38-61o)), which gives rise to MDEGAEKRLLQSGDSCSLEPPPYQVPAYPRQSRRRRRLFMRSVLSIKTGLSFVVAASVLWLCFAVDHQYRTQSREDGKASPRLLQQFEESLAQCRGLDRVPGRPEPGSRKSNPRWSQTNGQAGVVILKNATLFDGEAFIPYAVDIVFSKGIIEAIHKTADNLKVVSNDDVVEYNVQGRHVTPGLVDMHSHHFLMTWPAAEMTDDTNEVNPDTKAFTPSVRAIDALKAYDEAATLILSGGVTSSLLIPGSANLIAGEGVPVKNSLYSGEHSEPVVEDILLERGIPADERRRYMKFAFGENPKRTYGYTRLGNAWHLREHLQKAKELKEKQDDYCSAVLEAHSWRESRKAGFVHHHGKFPFQLDLESTVAILRGRVIVQNHNYEPEDLETMLRISHEFGYRVSGFHHATEAWKVPNLLKEQGDNVTVAIFAEFSLYKSEAYSPSLYAGHILDKNGIPVAYKSDHAIGLTNAKYLASQAAIGHAFKLPEEKALQSITSVPAKAIDLDFRVGYCRPGFDADIVVWDSHPLSIGATPLQVFIDGRAQLDESQVKESMDTSFTAARAEDSNVSFEPQMRYEVSDAQREQTCSQAYEAGQSFVIDGIQKAFVDNYPELAASAAQADNEPLKLVVEDGEISCFGAAASCTEAENKFKTNGNKVLHLSLQNGHVLPGLTAVTRALGMTEIATDESTGDGQASSQKIGDPESLVYAKYGLWLDGKEFARARLGGVTRAISLPTADASGFVQGVSVEFLTSGKKSLTNGAIVRGDVALHLALGDITKQSEGTVSSGVQHLRKMLEDGKGKHNGTMYGRVAAGELPLVVHCNNKYDMSQLILIKKDFPDTNLVILGGKEAPYVADDLAAANISVILSENRAAPDVFRDSDAVVGPPLTRSVASYLKEAGVTFALAIFETAMPADYRIHDLGPEAGWAAKYAHISQEDSVRLVTSNVESILGLDKSRDLVVFEGNPLSYGASVVLSFHANGETGKLEVATCFPREDEHGSSL
- a CDS encoding uncharacterized protein (EggNog:ENOG41~SECRETED:SignalP(1-21)) yields the protein MFEILTHWRICLACQIMSAWAIILQTPSWEDSDCLLHRICSQDFLTRQILFDLPLKSTLNIIDRRLILTTMPALAFQPPLTSPSHASYTGPVAHQSYPSHQMADAVPPPQMMPPVAPRRLDSSADPRFSQFPPNMNHMNHSLPPPPPQSYREPEGINTPSYGTRYDQDTPMMESTLQPEPSRPMAQPSFYNQDSVEATPVKIPNLLQSNKAQFLGDISFELIMRQQPNAARACGFGDRDRRVIDPPPIVELIVTNPNLTQEDVRVYLRYESYVMSCAIFDESGERDSSYMPEEYQHQRRLMGSLVSTPFVGQDENGKEGCFFCFSDLSCRTPGSFRLKFTLMMIDPGRAGSVRHFPILAEIKSEPFKVFSAKEFPGMVASSSLAKKLKEQGCIISIKKGNDRGRGLRNPDDPSDNDDDEDGEASQSHRRRRQMRN